GTTATTGATTTACAAAATGGAGTATGTTATAGCGAAGAACATTTATTCGATTTAAAAAACTTACTTACAAAAGTAAATAAAAGAATTTCTTCATACAGAAAATTAAATAAACCAATCATTTTTGTTCAACATTGTGACGATGATTTAGTACCCGAAAAAGAACTTTGGGCTATTCATTCTGATCTAGATGTTCAAGAGCAAGATTTTTTTATAAGAAAAACACATGCAAATTCGTTTTTTAAAACTAACTTAATAGAAATTTTAGACCAATTATCTGTACAGCGTATTGAATTTTGTGGTGCCCAAACTGAGTACTGCATGGATGCTACGATTAAATTTGCCCATGGACTAGGGTACGAAAACTTCATGGTACAGAAAGCAACGTCTACGTTAAATAATCCATTTATGTCCGCAAAAGAGACAATTGATTTTTATGAAAATATATGGAACAACAGATTTTTAAAATTGATAAAAGATGAAATCTAGAATACATAACTAATATCTTGGTAATTCTAAGATTTATCAGCTATATTCAAACATTTCATTTTCACCATAAAGAAGCTGATTACATTCAGCTTCTTTTCTTTTAACCTGTTTTATATTCTATATATAACATTATAATTCCTTTTTCATATTATTTTAAAAATTTTGTATATTCATTTGAAAGAATAAGAAAATCATGATAAAATTGTGTTACAAATATATCTATATCTTTCAATTTTTAAAACACATCGAAATTTTCACCCAAAAATGTCATTTTACAAAACCGTGCTAAATCATCTACTTTATTTACATCAGGGTCTCTTTTCTTACAATTTCTTTACTTTAGGAATGTTTTTCTGCAACAACTGTTTTCTTTTCTTTAATTTTTTGGTATGTATAGTATGGTATAACAGCTCACACGGAGGTGGAAAAAACATGTTAGAAACCTTTCAAAAAGAAATAGAACTATATGAAAGCAATGCAGAATTATTGAAAGTACTTGCTCATCCTGTTCGCTTATGTATTGTAAAAGGATTAATTGAACGTGGTCCAAGCAACGTTTCTACAATGTACACTGGCTTAAACATGCCACAATCTACAATTTCACAGCATTTAGCAAAATTAAAAAGTGCTAAAATCGTTTCAAGCGAAAGAAAAGGTTTGGAAATTTATTACAAAGTAGAAAACGAGACAATTATTCAACTCGTTCGCGTATTATTGGGTTAGGGACTCATAAACAGAGAAAAAGGACGTATTTTATATTTTTTATCTCATATCTTTAATATAAATATATATCATGAGAGGAAATATATGATGCTACATAAGTCGTATTAAAAAACAAGACACAGAACTATGCTGTGTCTTGTTTTTTTATATTTTCAAATACCGATCCAAGTGTAACTGTTGCATATGTTTCGTATGTATAACAACATCAAATGCATTCCCTAATCCTCCATTCAAAATCATAGAACGAACTGCACGATTTTGTTTTTGAGTTTCAGAAAAAGGATTCCTATCTTGGTGATTTGTAAGCTGATCTAGTATCCCTGCTGCTAACAAAAACTCAGATTGTTTCTTATGCCATACCGTATTCATACCTTGCAGACTAAACATCTCTTTCAATTCGTCCCAATGAATATGAGTAGTAAGATCCATCTCACCTGGATGCGCTAAAGGATTACGAATTAACTTATGCTCGTAATATCCTCGTAAACTTCCTTCTTGATGTGCAGGATGCATCCATTCTTCTTTTGTATATCCATAATCAACTGTAATACATACACCTCGTTGAAACCATTTCGCAATTTCTTTTATAAATTCTTCCATCGCAATCGGTACTTCAAAACGCTGGCCTTCAGCAAGATGAATATTATATTTCAATAAGTATCGACCAATTCTTTTATGTAACGGCCTACATACTTCTGCAAGTTTCCCTTCCTCTGTGTACGTAACACGTACTTCATACAATATTCCATTTCTCTTCTCAATTACTTCAACAGGAAATGCATCAAATAACTCATTTGAAAAAAGAATCCCTTCGAATGATTCTCCCATTTCACTATGCGACGTATAGTATGACACGTTAGAAAACGAACAAAGACTTTTCTGCTGTAATTTTCTATGAAAAGGGCTCATTTCAATCATCGAATAGTTTAAATTAATAAAAGTTTCCGGTGATAATTGCTTCCATTCTTGTAAAACATCATAGGCAAACCTTCCTGTTCCCCCACCAATCTCACAAATATTCGGAGCAACTTCACCATTTTCAACAAGACGAACAAAAAACTTAGCAAAGGTTTTTGCAAAAGCAGAAGATACGTTGCTACTTGTAAAAAAATCCCCTTGTCTTCCTATTTTTTCACGTTCTTTCATATAGTATCCATGTTCCTCTGCGTATAATGCGAGTTTCATATATGTACTGTATGAAATTGAATAATCCTTTTCTTTTTCCATCCATTCTTTTAAAATGAGCTCCATCCCCATACTAGCTCCTTACTGTAAAAATGGATTATTTTCTTTTTCAAAACCAATGCTTGTTTCTGGACCATGTCCACATAGCACCGCTGTTTCATCAGGTAATACAAATAATTTCTCTTCAATACTTCCAATCAATTCAGCAAAACTTCCACCAGGTAAATCTGTTCTTCCGATGCTCATTTGGAACAATACATCTCCAGAAAATACAGCACTCGCCTCTTTACAATAATAAGAAATACTACCTGGAGAATGTCCTGGCGTCTCAAAAATTTCAAAATTAAATGAACCAATTGCTAATGTACCTTCTGCATCAATAATATGATCTGCTGGTTTTGCTGTAATACTGCGATTCATCATAAAAATTTGAGAACCATTTACAGTTGCATCCCCTAACCAATCTTCTTCTTTATGTACGTACACAGGAATATGAAAAGCGTCTCTTACCGCATCAACAGCGCCAATATGATCAAAGTGAGCATGTGTTAATAAAACAGCCAGTGGCTTTAATTGCTCTTCTTGTAAATATGTAACGAGCTTCTCTCCTTCATGACCAGGATCAAAGATAACACACTCATTTTTATCATTCTTTAAAATATAAGCATTTGTTTGTAATGGGCCTAACGGCATTTGTATCCATTTCATATGAAAATCTCCTCCAATTATTAAACTTACTTTCAATGATACAACATTTTTTTCTCTTAGGAAAAGAAAGGATGCTATCTCGACAATCATTTTTAAAACATGTACAATATAAAAGAGTAAATTTTCTAAAAACTCATATTAAGGAATGGGTAGACAGAGGAGGATATTGTATGGGCCTTGTTATTATTTTTACGCTTGTCACTCTGTTAGCTGTATTTGCTACGCTTAGAACACTTCGGGAAAAGAATTTTCTCGCGGGTGGCTTTGCCATTGCAACTGTACTCGTTTTCGGATGGTTTACAATCATGACTGTTCTATATAACGGGTACCCACCAGCAGCTTAATTCATTTACAGATTATTCTTCATCCAGATTTCGCACAAAAAGAGGAAGGGTTTCCCTTCCTCTTTTCATAGTT
This genomic window from Bacillus anthracis str. Vollum contains:
- a CDS encoding cysteine hydrolase family protein, yielding MNTCDILIVIDLQNGVCYSEEHLFDLKNLLTKVNKRISSYRKLNKPIIFVQHCDDDLVPEKELWAIHSDLDVQEQDFFIRKTHANSFFKTNLIEILDQLSVQRIEFCGAQTEYCMDATIKFAHGLGYENFMVQKATSTLNNPFMSAKETIDFYENIWNNRFLKLIKDEI
- a CDS encoding ArsR/SmtB family transcription factor; this encodes MLETFQKEIELYESNAELLKVLAHPVRLCIVKGLIERGPSNVSTMYTGLNMPQSTISQHLAKLKSAKIVSSERKGLEIYYKVENETIIQLVRVLLG
- a CDS encoding class I SAM-dependent methyltransferase, whose protein sequence is MGMELILKEWMEKEKDYSISYSTYMKLALYAEEHGYYMKEREKIGRQGDFFTSSNVSSAFAKTFAKFFVRLVENGEVAPNICEIGGGTGRFAYDVLQEWKQLSPETFINLNYSMIEMSPFHRKLQQKSLCSFSNVSYYTSHSEMGESFEGILFSNELFDAFPVEVIEKRNGILYEVRVTYTEEGKLAEVCRPLHKRIGRYLLKYNIHLAEGQRFEVPIAMEEFIKEIAKWFQRGVCITVDYGYTKEEWMHPAHQEGSLRGYYEHKLIRNPLAHPGEMDLTTHIHWDELKEMFSLQGMNTVWHKKQSEFLLAAGILDQLTNHQDRNPFSETQKQNRAVRSMILNGGLGNAFDVVIHTKHMQQLHLDRYLKI
- a CDS encoding MBL fold metallo-hydrolase, with the protein product MKWIQMPLGPLQTNAYILKNDKNECVIFDPGHEGEKLVTYLQEEQLKPLAVLLTHAHFDHIGAVDAVRDAFHIPVYVHKEEDWLGDATVNGSQIFMMNRSITAKPADHIIDAEGTLAIGSFNFEIFETPGHSPGSISYYCKEASAVFSGDVLFQMSIGRTDLPGGSFAELIGSIEEKLFVLPDETAVLCGHGPETSIGFEKENNPFLQ
- a CDS encoding DUF2759 domain-containing protein — protein: MGLVIIFTLVTLLAVFATLRTLREKNFLAGGFAIATVLVFGWFTIMTVLYNGYPPAA